GGACGGGTGGTGGACGCCTTCGAGCAGTGGTGGGACGGGGTCGAGCTGTGGATGGCCCAGCTGGCCTTCCCGTTCCAGTTCGGCCTGCTCATGTGCGTGCTGCTGCCGCTGTGCCTGGGCGCGGCGCGGTTGATCGACCGGGTGGTGGACAACGCCTCCAGCCGCTACAACCCGGTGCCCAAGGTGCCCCCGGCCGCGGGGCCCGCGGAGCCCGGGAAGGCCGACGCCGGGAGCGGTTCGTAGGCTTTGGGGGTGACCCCCGCACGTCGTCTCACCGTCGCACTGCTCGGTCTGATCGCGCTGGTCGTGGTCGGGTACTTCGTCCCCGGCCTGACCGGTTCGGACGACACGCCCCCGAGCGCCACCACGAGTGGCGTTACGAGCGGGGCCGCGGCCGGCGCCGTGCCGGGCGCGTCCTCGGGGCTGCCGGTCGAGGAGCTGTCGGACCTGCCCGCGCAGGCCCGCACGACGTGGGAGCTGGTGGAGAAGGGCGGGCCGTTCCCCTACCCGCGCAACGACGGCGTCGAGTTCCGCAACCGCGAGGAGCGGTTGCCGCGGAAGTCCCGCGACTACTACCGCGAGTACACCGTGCCCACGCCGGGCAGCGACGACCGCGGCGCGCGACGGCTGGTGACCGGGTCGGCGGACGAGGTCTACTACACCGGTGACCACTACGCGTCGTTCGTCGTCGTGGACGTGACCCGGTGAGCACCCACCGGCACCGGGTGCGGTCCGGCGCGCGCTCGAAGCGGGCCGCCATCGCGGCGATCGCCGAGGCGTTGAGCTTCCCGGCCTGGTTCGGGCAGAACCTGGACGCGCTCTACGACGGCCTCACCGACCTGTCGTGGCTGCCCGAGGGGGAGCACGTGCTGGTGTGGGAGGGCGGTGACGCCGCGGTCGAGGCCGTGCTGGCCGACGCGGTCGCCCGCACCGCCGAGGCGGGCGACCGCGTGCTGACCGTCGTCCGCGCCGACTGAGGCGCGGTCAGTCCCGGGGCACCCAGCTCGCCGCGCGCTTCTCGACGAACGCGGCGATGCCCTCCTGGCCCTCGGGCCCGCCGAAGTGCTTCGCGGACAGCTCC
This region of Saccharothrix longispora genomic DNA includes:
- a CDS encoding ribonuclease domain-containing protein; this translates as MTPARRLTVALLGLIALVVVGYFVPGLTGSDDTPPSATTSGVTSGAAAGAVPGASSGLPVEELSDLPAQARTTWELVEKGGPFPYPRNDGVEFRNREERLPRKSRDYYREYTVPTPGSDDRGARRLVTGSADEVYYTGDHYASFVVVDVTR
- a CDS encoding barstar family protein, with the protein product MSTHRHRVRSGARSKRAAIAAIAEALSFPAWFGQNLDALYDGLTDLSWLPEGEHVLVWEGGDAAVEAVLADAVARTAEAGDRVLTVVRAD